ACCAATACTCCAAAATCTGAAAAGGgcaagacactttttttttttttttgcatggtgGAGAAAAATACAAGCGTTTCCTCCACTCCCGAAGGTGAGAGTGGTCTTTGCTGAAGCAGCACTTGCCACCTTGGCAACAAGACTTACCTACAAGTGacatttctatttaatttggCAGATTCAGCCTAACACTATGGCAATTGCACAGTCACTGGCTTGTGCAGAAGCCATGCCTGCAAAGCTCTGAGTACTGGGTTAGTTGCTCCAAGTGGGAAACAAAATAGTAATTCCTCAAAGCACCTTTAAGCTCTTGCTTTGCTGCTAATGGCAAATAATGGTCTGCAActtcaaaatcagttttcaaCAAGGGaaactccctccctccctcctccagaTGTAATTTGATAGGTTCCCTCCCCAGTCATGCTAGTTTAAGCAGCCCTAGTTTTACCCTTGCTTTGACTTAGCTGCGTCTGACAGCGAGCAGAGttgcacaaagcaagaaaataatttggttttaagttggggcgggggaggggaaggTCGGGGGGTAACAGGGTTAGATAGTGTGGAAGGATTTCTTTAGTGAGGCGGAGTCCAAGTGGCtagggagcagggctgcttaAACCAGAACACTGTAATGAAGGGCCTGTCAAGAATATGAAATAAAGAATACAGAGGATGCTCCAAAGAAAAGATAGGATGATCCAAGCATCAGATTCCCTTAGAAGCTGCTCCGAAGGAGGCAGGCGTTATGTACTACCCTTCCTGTCAATGCAGCAGTGGCCAtaaagcactgctgcagccagcgATTTCAGCAACTCTTGTTATCTACAGAAGTCACAGTGCCAAAGCCACACGCATAGTACTTACAGCCTTTCCATGACACAGCATATGGGAAGGACTCAGGGGCACGTAATCTTGCAGGTAAGCAATTCCTTTGTTCAGAGGTGGTGGTACTGGAACTGAAAGACTTCAGTTACTTCTCCTAACAAACACACTTGCTCAAATGTATGCATTTCACTGTAGCATGGAAGACAGCAGGTACATAAGGGGATGGTACTTCAGCACTTGGAGGTGGTGCTGCTTAGAAGAGCTACATACGCCCTAAATACTAGaaagttttccagaaaatgtAACAAGTAAAACCAGGTAGCACCGTTGTCACCCCTTACAGAAAGAGGGGTGTATCATGGTTGAGTTCATACAGAACTGCAGAGCTGGCAAGTGCAGGACTGTTGCCGTGTTTGGGCCTAGATGAGCCTTAAAGCATGCTTTGGCCATCTGGCAGTGCCATCACATCTTGTATACAGCCTGCAGTCATGCTCCACTGTTGAATCAATTAAACCAGTCAAGGCAGCTGCATCCAGTTTGCAGCTGGCAACAAAGCTCCTCACTCCCCCAAACCCGAACTGTGATTATGCTTTGCAAAGGGCAAGAAGGGGAGGTTTCCCCTAACAAGGCCCTAACACCAGCACATCTGCCAAGTCTAAGGGGGCAGGAGGTCACAAGGGACTGCTTCAGCTCAACAGAAGCTCCAGTAACTGCTTGAAAAGGCTCCAGAGGGAGGCACCTGGCCACATTTCCCAAGGTTCAGCACCTTTCTCCCTCGCACACTGGCCAGACACCCAGCAGGACTGAACATAGGCCACAGGCAGGAAGAGCACCCTGCCACACGCACAGACGAACAGAGAGCATCTGTGTTATTAAGGGCTTCCTTCTCTCATACGGGTCAGTCATATGAGAAAGCAAGCAATGCTGAACCAGCACCCTAAAACATTCACTCTTGATCAGTATCCCTCCTCCCAGGgtttgcacagcagcaaagtcaGCCCACGTCCAGCCATCAAGGTTGGGTTGGGAGTAGACTGCAATATTGCTCTACACAGAACATTGTTGTAAGGAATCAAATTTGCATTCACTACCTGTTTATGCCAGAGCTGGTCGTGCCCCAAATAAAAGGAGAATCTGACTGCTCTGACGACTCTGCAAAAAGAACCAGATGTTGTGGCTCAGAACTAAAACTCCAGCAACCACCAATATCTGTCATATTTCTGCACATTCAAGAGGGAGTAAAAGTTGCTCTAATGATGCCTGCTGCACTGTCTTTTAACTGAGGAACATAAAAGTTATCATGTTTCCATTGTCATCACTGCACATAAGGTACAAAAGCTTATATGGGAAGGAGCAGACCCTTGGAAACGTATCTCCATGCCAGTTACGGCAGGCACGTGGAATAGTTCTCTATACCAAGAAAAGCCTGCTGGGTGGAGAGATGCATGTTTTCAGGAAAGAGCATAAGCAAGGTGTCCTACAAGTGAAACCTAAGTGAACAGCATCTCTAGACTCACACTGTCCCAAGTGGAGTTGAAAGACAGGAccagggagaaggcagcagtgagGCAGATGAGGAAGTTCCTTACCTGTTTCCCAGTCTTCATCACAGGGAGGTGCCTGCCACGTGCTCACAGCATTCATCTGCTCACTCTGGAACCTAAAGGACTGATTCacttcaggaagaaagaaaactcattGACTAGTAGTCAGTCCTGCTTCAAAGGCATTAAGTGCTTTGGATCAAGCTGTAAAACACCTCTTGGCTTTAGAGGAAACCCTGCACAATGAAAACAAGTTGAGTACATGCAGGAGCCAGGTACTGATCTGAAATTGAGCAACTtcaaattcacatttttcagtgaaCAGGAAAAGACTCTGCCCCATGGAACTTTGTGCCAGGAATGCTCGAGTGAACAGGAAACCTGCTTACATGAATGCAGGCATCACTACGAGTCTCAGTGCAActctgcagaagacagaaaactaTCTGTCTGCTCTGTAGTGTGGCAATCAAAGAGCCACTGCAGGggatggaaaaaacaaacattccTAGATATTCTAGTGGTCTTGGACAGCACTCCTCCCACCTTGTCTCACTGGGCAGGAGGCTGAAATCTTAATTGTACAGCAGATGAAGAAAGCACAGTAGCAGAGCAGCCTGAAAGAGAAGCTGCTCTATCTCTTGGTGAGAGTGAACTATTCAGGTTGCCCCCATGGAGAACAGCTGCAGGGGCTTCCATAGCTTAAACAGCTGTTTGGTAGAAATCAGCTTTTCACACAGCTTGATCAGTGATCAAGCCTCAATGAAGAGAGATCAGCTCTACGAAAAGAAGGGCCTGTCCTTCTGGTCATTAAAtcatcccagctcctgctggaggTACTTCAACATGCACAGTCCAGGGtacaaccttttttttctttcaacaagCCTGGTAGTAAAACATGTACAAGGCCTACCAGGCAAATCCGCAGTATTCTCATGAACCTACCAAATAAATCACAGCAAATAAGACTAAAGTTTCCCAAAACTGTTGTGtcacacaaaaccacagacaaTAATTGGATTCCCAGTTTTCGGTTATTCTATGAGCTATCCTTACAGACAGGAGACCTCAGTCCTCAGGGTGAACAAACATCTTGGAGCACAGGTGTTTCTCGTACCTACATCTTGCTCAATGAACCCTTTGTCATTGCACTTCATCATGTGATCACTGAGGTCAGCTTGAGGAACTAGATGGCGAGCGTTGAAGGGGCACGTGGCCAATTCCTTTGCAACTTCAGGGTAGCTCTAAACAAGAGAAAACCGAAATCATGTGCCGTATCTCTCAAGTTCACTTATCTCATATTTATTTATCCATAGGGGAATAAAAAGGATATTTGTGATGTTGCTTTAAACAAAAGACTAAATAAGGAATGGCAACACATTGTTCAGAGCTTACTAAGACTGCAAGGGGAAACTAACATAACTATTCTTCAAAACACAATTCACTGAGAAACTGAGCCACCCTTGAGCCGACTGAAATGAAACATACCCTCAGCTAAACTCCCTACAGTTTGCTGCAACACTGGCAATATGGCTGCATAGTTTAAAGCacagatgaaattatttttaaaattataggGGAGAGATATTAGGCAAATCTAAACCATTCGGGTATTTCTTAAGTAAGCAGGCACAAAGGCAGAGACATTCCTTAAACCTTTCAGAACAGCTAGGGAGTTGGTAGCATTCCACCTGCAGACTTTGGTGCTACAGAACAAGCAGAACTTTTATCACAGACACAGGTTCTAGTGGCAGTGCTTAGTTGTCACACAGTAAATTACTCCACCTCCTGCAAACGATACAGCCTTTACTGGGAAAAGCACAACTCTGCCATTGTACCAGTGCCTGTGTGGTTCTAGCTGATGCAGCTGTGCTTGTCAGGGATCAGACTCGTACCTGAGGCTGATGCAGAAGCACCTTGTACAGACGCTGCTCAAGGCAGTGTCTCCACTGCTCCCGATACATGgctgagcacaggctgcaggcacaTCCAAGGCAGTTGTCATTACAAGATCTATACAGCCAGGGTTGCTGTGTCCTCATGTGTCCGTCGTTGGCTTCAATGAGCTTGAAGCAAGCTATTCTGGCCACACAGCAGAAGCCTCTCAGTGCTAATGCTGTTCAAGCTGAGGTTACAACTTGCTCTGCTTGCACTGTCCCCATTTGCATGGCAAGGCTGCATTCTGCACAAAGCAGTGGGAAGCTGAGGCAGGTGGAAGCATTTAATTGGATTTTATGCATAGAGTATGCAAATGAAATTCAACAAGCTACCAAGCAAGAAGGACAATCTGCACCCAGGCACTTGccactgtaaataaatacacaatGGAATCTCCAAATGGATCAGATTATAATCCCCGAGCCTTTCTTCTGCTAACTACTTACAGACACCAACTTTGCCTGATTGGTGATCATTATCTCACCTCATCCTCCTAACTAGGTAAGCTTGCCAAAACTGCCTGGTCATCAGTCATGCAACACAAGGACAAAACCAATATTGTTAAAAGTTTACTTGCCAACATTGTTCACCTAGCTCACATGCACATTCTTGCCAAAGTTTGCAGGGGGTCAACAAGGAAAAATTCAGCCCTCTTAAATGCTGGAAGGATGGAGGTACTTGCCACTTAGCTCTGCCTACTACTTCCACTagttatttagtattttttaaggCTCTAGTTCCACTAAAATGAATTGTTTGCAAGTACTGATACCAGGGCACACCCCCTGCAACTGCACCTGAACTGGAAGGCACTGCAACAccattttgaaaacacattGGCTAACTTAATGAGGAACAATTGGGATTTAAAAAGTTTCAGCAAAAACCCAAAGCTCAGTCAGATGCTAGCACTTGACAggtctaaagaaaacaaactatgaggacaacagagaagaaaggaaggaatgcTTCCTATTAAATTACTTGTATCCAAATACTGGATAAAaaatggagagaggaaaaaaatttctccCATATGTGCTGAGCCCAGGATGTGCAGTTTCTGCCAGATAGATGCACATGAAATAGTTActagcaaaacaaacaaacaaacccccaaccCTGCCGTGCAGCTGCATTTCCAGCACTTAAAGAATTGCAACATCACAACACTTCTACTCTGAGGAGCCAGAAGGCTGCACATAACTCAGACTAAATTCTCTCTGCAACTTAAAGTAGAAAAATGTATCTGACCTCCATGTGAGCTGATGGAAGGGACCAGAATTTCCTTCCTCACCTAACCACAGAAAATCTCCATCTCATTTCAAGAGAGCCACACCAGTCTTCAGTGAATTAACATGTGCTTGAAGCTATTACTACACAAATAATAAGGTTATATGAAATAAAGGCTAAACAAAGCTATGTGTCAGCCAGCCAGAAAATGCAACAAGAATGAGAACATGCACATCGTATTTACATGCACAAAATTACATTCAGTGACTTGTTTGGCAGTCCAGCTTACCTTCCTACACTTTACAAGGTGATAAGGAAAACGACAGGCTCTGATTTGATGATGTTTATTATATGGACACTGTATTAATCTCTCTGGATCCAAAATATCTAgtaaaacagaagaacagaaagaaaaaaaaaccagagaaaaaaaatagttagaCAAGATCTAGCACCACTAACACAGCgaagtgggaaaaaaacataCCACCACATCAGGGCTGTGATCTTAGGGAGTTAAACCAGCTGCTCTTCGTTTGAAACCATTCATTAAGGCAGGGACCTGTTTTGCATaatcaaaaaaaataattttggactTCGCACACCTGGGATGTTAGTCAAAACAGACACAGACTAAGTTGCACTGAGCATAACTACTCCTTAAGTTACTATATTTGGTAGGTAACCACACTTACTCAAAGCAAATGAAGACAGCAGTACTTCTCCAGCTATCTTAGAGGACAATCAGCGGGATGATGATGTGCCCCCCAGCACCTTCAGTAGCATCATCAGTCTGAACCAAACCTTTTTTGACCAACAGCTAGTTTTGCTGGAGGAAGAATGCTGGGCgatttagtttcatttctgaTGAAGGAGCTTGCCTAACATAGCACACATGACttctaaatgaaatgtttcatagGTCATGCAATTATTTAGGAACTGAGGAGTTACTAAACTGGCTAGATCACCTAAGAATCTAGGCACTGAGCAGTGAAGCAACACGAGTGCATGCATTCATGATATAACTTTTTACCTATCTATAGAggaaatatgttaaaatataaatattaatatctcTTAACCCCCCCACACATTTCCATATTCTCAATGAGGAAGAGAGGCAGCCAGAAGCAGACACAGGTCccccctgctgcctgtggggtACATCCCAGGGAGCCACACCAggcttctttcctcctttctgctctgccaCTCTTTTTGCACAGGCTTTGGGAACATTTAGGATTTGATTACACTGTATCTTAAACAGAACTAACATAGGTGGTATGGGTTGGAAGGGcccttaaagatcatctagttaCAACACCCCTGTgtccatgggcagggacaccttccactagagcaggttgctcaaagccacattaTTacttggccttgaacactttcagggatggggcacccacagctcctctgggcaacctgtgccagtgttttgccaccctcacagtaaagaattttttcctagtatctaatctaaatttaccctcttttagttcaaagccattatcccttgtccaatcactacatgcccttgtaaaaagtccttcTCCAGCTCTCTTTTAGAccccttcaggtactggaaCGATGCTTtaaggtctccccagagagttctcttctccaggctgaacaatcccaactctctcagcttgtcttcacgggagaggtgctccagacCTCTGATgatctttgtggcctcctctggactcgctccaatAGGTCCACGTCCTTCTTATGTTGAGAgtcccagagctgaacgcagtatTCCAGGTGAGGTCTCACCAGTGCGGAGTAGAGAGGGAAAATCACCTTCCTCAGCCTGGTGGCCGTGCTTctttggatgcagcccagggtacagttggctttctgggctgcaagtacACACTGCGtggccatgttgagcttcttggCCACCAAGACCCTAAGACACTAAGGCCCTGCTCTCAAATCCATTCTTCACCCAGCCTGTAGCTGTGCTTAGGATTGCCCTGCCTTAAGCACGGACTGCTGCTGTTCAGCCTCTCCCCTGCCATCATATCCCCTTCTCTTACACATGCCTTGCTGCTCGGCTGTCTCAAGAGCCGTATCAGGGAACTGCATCAGCCCACCAGCTGACAGCTAGTTACGGTGTTGTTCCACAAGTCACGACAAGCAGACCTCACGCCGTGAGCTActaggagggaaggaaggaaggaaggaccTAACCCTTCTTTCCCTCTCAGCTGTGCAGTGGTGCTGCTGTGAGCACCGCTCACCTCCGTTAGCCAGTTTAGGTCATTAGAACAGCTGAAAACTAAAGACTTCAGCATTAAGAAGGATTGACAAGCTTTGTAGTGTTTCAGCAGCCCTTGGAAGAGCAATCAGAAGTGATTTCTCTCTGTGAACTGGCTCAACGCCAACATCAGACCAAGTGCATTAGCAGTAAAAGCAAGGAGGCAGCCCGGAGACccagaagaagaggaaaacgcaaagcagcaaacacagaaCCTCAAGAGGAGCTGGCTCCATCAGGTAAACAGCCGTGGTTAACACGAGGCTGCAACACACGCAGCCAGGACCGCAGCGCCACGCGCGAAGGCGCTCCCTgcccggccgcgccgctgcACCGCTGCCCGTGCGCGCCTGCAGCCGGCTGAGACAGCTACAGGCCGGAGCAACACTTTAACCAAATTAGGTCACTTTATTCCGACACTTCCTAAACCCCAGGCACCCTCCCCCGGTAACGACATATGCATTAACCTTGTTCAAACAACACACAGCCCAGCAGGGGCGGCTcggcccggccggggctggggctggggctggggccggggcctggCCGCAGCAGAGGGCAGCCGCCTATcgcctcccccttccctcccctgccccacggCCGCCCCACGCCGCGCCTCACCGGGGTCATCCTCCAGCTCCATGGCGCAGCACGGCTCGGCGGAGCGCGGGGCCTGCGGGGCCGCGGCTGAGGCaccgccgccccctccccggggccggCCCCTCCCGCCGGAGGGCGGTTGCCGGTTGCCGGTTGCCGGGGCAACGCCGACTCTGGGGGCTCCGTCGCCCGCCATTTTGCCCGCCCCTGGTGGTGCGCGGGAGCCCGCTTCCTCCAGGGCAAAGCACGGCCTGCGCCGGGGCCCTCCTCGCCACCGGCTCCCGGGATGGGGACTGAAACCTCATAAACCCtttcccagggcagggggagtgTGTCCCCGCGCTGGGAGtctggcaggaggctgctgctgggagggagctggaaGGCGGCCGAGGGCGCGGAGGGGCCGTGTGCTGCGCAGCCCTGCTGGGTGGCCAGACCTGCCGGGCTGTTTCCATATGTTTGGAGCAGGGCGATTTGGTTACCCTGCCTGATTTGTGTTCCCATAGGTCTCCTACCTCAAAGGCTCAGAGCAAAGAGACAGCTTCCTCACTCGGGACCTTGCggggctgctgccctcccagggCCCTCCGCAGCCCAGGCTCCTCAACCACGCCTGGGAGCGGCCACACAGCCCTTCTGTGGCACAGGCACCGAGGCGAGGAGACCATTCCTGGGCAGAGGCTCAGCGAAGCTGTGCCTAATGGCCAGGGGCTCTGAGGAGTCATGGATGCCTTCCTTTCTCACTTGCAAGTTACACTGCCTGAAGGGGGCCGGCTGCGCTGTGTCCCACCGTCCCCCCCTTCGGGAATAGCGAAGGTTCTCTGTGCCCCAGCACATCCCTAACTTCCCAAGAGAAATGCCCTTCCCCTTGACTGTATGCGTCTGGACTGTCCACAGAGGGAAGGACCACACAGTGGTCCACACATGCACCACACAGTGACAGTTAACAATTATTGTGTTAACATCCACTGCACAATCGTTGCCAAAAACCCCTCCCAGAACCAGCCCTGATCAACACGTCTCTCCCTGGGCATCTTATCTTGGGAGAGCATCTGCAGGGtaaaggaagacaaagagaCATGAATTGGGAGGCAGCAGAACTTTAATGAGTCAAAAGAGGGAAACAAGGGTGCTCAGAGTGGAGGCCCCAGTGCAGGGAGCACCAGgggcagaaaggagtctgtGGCCCTTCACTGTGGTGGACATCGTACCAGCCATCTGCCTGCCCCACAGAGGGAGCAAAGCCAGAAGGTCTTTACTAGACTGGCTTTCTGGTGCCCACAGCCCACGGGACTACAAGAGAACAAGGACACAGGAGGCAAAAGAGAGAGTGgaagcagggaaaggcagaCACGGGCTGTGCTTTCTgagagcccaggctgccccatcCTTTTGCAAGGGGtgctggggttgctcagcccCTCTGGAAGCAACAAGCCGATGCTCCGTCCCCAGTGCGGTACCATCGTGTGGGTCCCTGGGTGCCTTCTAACCCAGGGCCATGGCCAGCAGCTTTAGCAGGGGAAGCACCTCCTGCCGCAAATGCCGCTGCCCAAGCCAGAGAGGCTGAAGCCCCCGGAGTTGATGGGCACTCCCTCagagctgaggatgctgccaaCGGCAGCGGAGGTGGAGGAGCCCACGGCGGTGTTCtgcgggaaggagctgaggatggggccgggcagggTCACCACCACAGCAGGGGGCTCGATGACGATGGTGGAGTCCTGGCACTGCCTGACacagggctcgttgcagctgttGGCCAGCGGGGTCGGGCCGCAGGGCCGGCAGGGCATGCACGGGCTGTAGCAGGACATGCTTCAAGGCTGGAGGTGCACCTGGGAGAGAGGGCAGTGGAAAACAAAGCATGAGTGGCTTTTGAAGAGCAGCCTGTCACCCTACAACAAGGAAGGCAAGGCACACACCAGGTGGGGAGCAGAATTCTGCTTAGAGgagcagagaaaagaagagagagggcTTCAGACTCACCTGATCCTCAAGGAGAAGGAGGCAAGAGAAGTGGTTGAAAGACTGGGTATTTGTGCTGGTTTTTATACTGCTCCAGCACCGCCTCAGGTGTGCAGTCATGCTATATACAGGCATTAATTTTCCTACAGACACTCTAATTGAAGACATCCCAGCCAATGCACAGTCTTCCACAGTTCAGTGCTTTCATATTGTGATTTATGCCATGGCCATTTCCCTTTGAGTCTCCTTTCAAGTGCCGAGATGAGAGACCCAAGTATTTTCAGGTCAGGAATGCATCATTATGGGCTTTAAGACTTGACCCAGTTGCTGGATAAAGATCCATTGGAGGCAAGTAACAATGGCCTGAGATTTTCATGTGGGGTTGTTTGTCACCCTGTTCAAAATAAGGAGTCCAGCATGCTCCAGTGGTCCCTGGTCTACTTTCCAGTGAGTGGGCTCCACTGCTCATTTTGAATGTCCTCCTCCTGATGCTCTTGCTTTTGGGACAAATCTGCCAGACTCTTTTATCATTTATTCTCTCTGAGCAATCTCTTGGGGTCTCCAACCAATGCCTTCAGCATGTTAGGATTATTTCGCTGTACAATCTATGTGCAAACAACATCTATGTAACTTCACatatatgcatgcatacataTGTGGTTTCTCACTTTTGTGTCTGTATTCATTCTTATTTCAAAAGATgtcaaccccccccccccgcctagAA
This DNA window, taken from Falco peregrinus isolate bFalPer1 chromosome 18, bFalPer1.pri, whole genome shotgun sequence, encodes the following:
- the LOC101912676 gene encoding gametocyte-specific factor 1-like isoform X1, encoding MAGDGAPRVGVAPATGNRQPPSGGRGRPRGGGGGASAAAPQAPRSAEPCCAMELEDDPDILDPERLIQCPYNKHHQIRACRFPYHLVKCRKSYPEVAKELATCPFNARHLVPQADLSDHMMKCNDKGFIEQDVVNQSFRFQSEQMNAVSTWQAPPCDEDWETESSEQSDSPFIWGTTSSGINSSSTTTSEQRNCLPARLRAPESFPYAVSWKG
- the LOC101912676 gene encoding gametocyte-specific factor 1-like isoform X2, with amino-acid sequence MAGDGAPRVGVAPATGNRQPPSGGRGRPRGGGGGASAAAPQAPRSAEPCCAMELEDDPDILDPERLIQCPYNKHHQIRACRFPYHLVKCRKSYPEVAKELATCPFNARHLVPQADLSDHMMKCNDKGFIEQDVVNQSFRFQSEQMNAVSTWQAPPCDEDWETESSEQSDSPFIWGTTSSGINSTTTSEQRNCLPARLRAPESFPYAVSWKG
- the LOC101912853 gene encoding LOW QUALITY PROTEIN: feather beta keratin (The sequence of the model RefSeq protein was modified relative to this genomic sequence to represent the inferred CDS: substituted 1 base at 1 genomic stop codon); translated protein: MSSIRVSVGKLMPVYSMTAHLRRCWSSIKTSTNTQSFNHFSCLLLLEDQVHLQPXSMSCYSPCMPCRPCGPTPLANSCNEPCVRQCQDSTIVIEPPAVVVTLPGPILSSFPQNTAVGSSTSAAVGSILSSEGVPINSGGFSLSGLGSGICGRRCFPC